A window of Micromonospora eburnea genomic DNA:
CCCGCCGGGATGATGCCGGCGGGCGAGGTGGGCGAGGCCGTCGAGCCGTTTCACGGCGCGCGGCAGGCCGGCGTCGCCACCGAACCGCAGGCCCACGGGGCGTTCGTCGCGTTCACCCTCAAGCCCGGCACCGACCGGGCCGCGCTGGGCCGGATGTTGCGCCTGCTGTCCGACGACGCCGCCCGTCTCACCCAGGGCCGCCCGGCGCTGGCGGACACCGAACCGGAACTCGGACTCCTGCCGGCCCGGCTCACTGTCACCTTCGGCTTCGGCCCCGGCCTGTACGCCGCCGCCGGGCTCGCGGACCGGCGGCCCCCGTCGGTGGCCGACCTGCCGTCGTTCCGCATCGACCGACTCCAGCCCCGCTGGTCCGGCGGGGACCTGCTGCTACAGATCTGCGCCGACGACCCGCTCACCGTCGCCCACGCCCAACGGGTGCTGGTCAAGGACAGTCGCCCGTTCGCCACGGTTCGGTGGGTGCAGCAGGGCTTCCGCCGCGCCGCCGGCGCCGAACCCGGCCGTACCCAGCGGAACCTGTTCGGCCAACTGGACGGCACCGCCAACCCCAAGCCGGGCGGGTCGCTGGAGACCGCGGTGTGGGTGACCGACGGGCCGGCCTGGCTGCGGGACAGCACCACTCTGGTCGTTCGCCGGATCAGTATGAACCTGGAGACCTGGGACCTGCTCGGCCGCACCGACCGGGAACTCGCCGTCGGCCGCCGCCTGGACACCGGCGCCCCACTCACCGGCACCACCGAGCACGACCAGCCCGACTTCGCCGCCACCGGCCCCGACGGGCTCACCGTCATCCCCGACTTCTCCCACCTCACCCGGGCGCACGTCACCGACGACCGGTACAAGATCCATCGCCGCCCCTACAACTACGACGGCGCCCCCACCCCTGAGGGGCACGCCGACGCCGGGCTGATCTTCGCCTCGTACCAGGCGGACGTCACCCGCCAGTTCCTGCCCATCCAGCAACGGTTGGCCGAACGGGACCTGCTCAACGAGTGGACCGCCCCGATCGGCTCCGCCGTCTTCGCCATCCCGCCCGGCTGCCCCGACGGCGGCTGGATCGGCCAGCAACTGCTCGGCTGACCACCATCGACCAGGGAAGAACACCGATGATGCCCGCTCGAAGCCGCCGGCCAAGTCTCGCCGGCCTCGTTGCCGCCGCGTTGGCCGCGGTGGTGGTGTTGGTGCCGGCGTCGCCCGCCGCCGCGCACAACTCGCTGCAAGCCGCCGACCCCGCCCGGGACGCACGTCTCTCCGCGCCGCCGACCCAGATCAGCCTGAGGTTCCTGCAGAAGCTGGACCCGGCCTTCACCACCATCGTGCTCACCGACGCCGGCCAGGGGAAGATTCCCACCAGTGAGCCCGCCGTCACCGGGGCGACCGGTTCCGTGACGATCAGCGAGCCGTTGGCCAACGGCAGCTACACCGTCGCCTACCGGGTCGTCTCCACCGACGGGCACCCCGTGCAAGGCTCGTACGCCTTCACCGTCGCCGACCCGACCGCCAGCGCCGCCCCCACCGCCGATACCGGTGCCGGCTCCCCCACGTCGGCCGACCCGGCGGCCTCGGCCCGCCGCTCCGACGGCTCTGGCCCGCTGCCGCTGGTGGCCGGCGCGATCGCCGTCGTGGCCGCCATCGCCGGGGTCATGCTGGTGTTACGTCGGCGGCGCGCCACCTCCTGACCGAGACCGTACGTGCTCCGCTCACTCGTCGGAGCGGGCCGCAGCAGTTGGGCGCGGCTCAGTTGTCCGCTCATCGGCGCGACGGCTCCGGCGTTCGTGGCCGCAGTCAGCTGCCGGTGGGCGGCCAGCCGACGAAGCGGGTCGACCGACGTGTTCCTCACCACGCCGGCACGCCAGCACTTTGTCCTAAGTGGACAAAGCGCCTATGGTTTCGACGCGACGCCGAAACCCGACGCGTCGCGGTCGCGCACCAACGACGGGTGGCCAGCGACAGACGACGGACCGCCGCGATCCGCGCGACATCGGCGTGGACATACGACGGTCCGATGATCCACTAGGGATTGGATGTGGTCGAACGTGAAAAGAGTATTCGCGGCACTGCTGGCGCTGGTGACCGGCG
This region includes:
- a CDS encoding Dyp-type peroxidase, whose translation is MSRATTPRPVSRRRLLTGGALAAGGALAVGAAVAATRPEPGAHPAGMMPAGEVGEAVEPFHGARQAGVATEPQAHGAFVAFTLKPGTDRAALGRMLRLLSDDAARLTQGRPALADTEPELGLLPARLTVTFGFGPGLYAAAGLADRRPPSVADLPSFRIDRLQPRWSGGDLLLQICADDPLTVAHAQRVLVKDSRPFATVRWVQQGFRRAAGAEPGRTQRNLFGQLDGTANPKPGGSLETAVWVTDGPAWLRDSTTLVVRRISMNLETWDLLGRTDRELAVGRRLDTGAPLTGTTEHDQPDFAATGPDGLTVIPDFSHLTRAHVTDDRYKIHRRPYNYDGAPTPEGHADAGLIFASYQADVTRQFLPIQQRLAERDLLNEWTAPIGSAVFAIPPGCPDGGWIGQQLLG
- a CDS encoding copper resistance CopC family protein → MMPARSRRPSLAGLVAAALAAVVVLVPASPAAAHNSLQAADPARDARLSAPPTQISLRFLQKLDPAFTTIVLTDAGQGKIPTSEPAVTGATGSVTISEPLANGSYTVAYRVVSTDGHPVQGSYAFTVADPTASAAPTADTGAGSPTSADPAASARRSDGSGPLPLVAGAIAVVAAIAGVMLVLRRRRATS